In the genome of Raphanus sativus cultivar WK10039 chromosome 9, ASM80110v3, whole genome shotgun sequence, the window TACGGTTCAACACAAACGGAagacaacaacagcaacaacgaTCAGCTAAGCCTTTAGGGTCAGATAGAAACATGGAACCGAGATTGCAGAAGTCATTCTCCGCTAGAATGCAACTCCCCTTTATGCTATCTTCAAAGCCAAGCAACCAGTCTACGAATAATTCAAGCTGGTTTAGCCGTATCAAGAAAATGTCTAATCCATTTTCAAATCGAAACTCTCTGATACCAAAGTCAGGAGAAATCAAGGTCAGTGGAGTAGGAGAAACACTCTCAAGAAACAAGTCTTCTTCACCTGTTCATCTACATGCCCATCTCAGTATCCAACATGAACTTGGGATGCCtgttttcaccttctctctaGACCACCCGGATGATGTGTATACGGCCAGGACGTGGATGGATGTTAACGACTCTCGGTTCGTCTATTCGTTTCGTTACATTGGTGGTAGAAGCAACAAGAACCTCGGAGAACAGAGGTCGAACGTTTCAGGTATAGACTCTTCACTTATAGGACAGATGCAAGTTTCAACTCAAGTCTCCTTAGAGGTAGAAGAAGAACCATACGAAGATCCTGTGGAATCAGCCGTGTCAGAGTTCGTTCTTTTTGACATCGCACGTGCAAGGAGAAGTGGACTCAAGAGTGAACAACTGTCAAGACAGAACAGTGTATCTGATGGCTCAAAGCATCTGCAAAGGCAGAACAGTTTCAGCAGAGGGTTGACTCGTAGTTTCTCAAAACATTCAGAGAACAGTGCAACATCATCTGATCCTTTGCCGGCCACGGATTTACATCCAGGACTAGAGATTGCAGCAGTTGTTATTCGAGACTCTTCTTCTAGCAATAATGAAAGTCTTGAGTGCATGAAGAACAGTAAACTCTCTAGACGAGAGATGAAGGTTATAGTTCCATCAGGAAACCACGGTTTGCCTGATGCTGAAAACTCATGCCCTACACCGATACTGCAGAGATGGAGATCAGGTGGTGGATGTGATTGTAGCGGATGGGACATGGGTTGTCACCTTTTTGTCTTAGAAGAACAACAACTCATCAACAATCACCACTGTTTAGAACTTTTCATTGAGGTACGATTTATTTTCTTGCAGTAGCCAAGCTAAATGAATATCTAATTCCGCGAGGGATTAGTCGGTTGGGTCTCGGCCCAGCGGACACCTTGGgttatccaaaaaaaatatctttttcttATG includes:
- the LOC108827190 gene encoding uncharacterized protein LOC108827190, which produces MNSDSSSIIFEGVSEVLALSDGYIDLLIPTKAATMASQCSENVIPTLRDFFNSQKPGEEDEFMVHQVLNSSSKNIPPRPTKLGNKAKERHGLFNQGRIRSRRNISDAEKFSVEQYSSSGFFGVRFNTNGRQQQQQRSAKPLGSDRNMEPRLQKSFSARMQLPFMLSSKPSNQSTNNSSWFSRIKKMSNPFSNRNSLIPKSGEIKVSGVGETLSRNKSSSPVHLHAHLSIQHELGMPVFTFSLDHPDDVYTARTWMDVNDSRFVYSFRYIGGRSNKNLGEQRSNVSGIDSSLIGQMQVSTQVSLEVEEEPYEDPVESAVSEFVLFDIARARRSGLKSEQLSRQNSVSDGSKHLQRQNSFSRGLTRSFSKHSENSATSSDPLPATDLHPGLEIAAVVIRDSSSSNNESLECMKNSKLSRREMKVIVPSGNHGLPDAENSCPTPILQRWRSGGGCDCSGWDMGCHLFVLEEQQLINNHHCLELFIEGEKESTPAMTMAFMREGHYEVNFHARLSALQAFSVCVAELHRTEVSRGERSDSLSRCSSLRELIDMATPVNRDINEEVISSFMPNVTFSPISRV